The Musa acuminata AAA Group cultivar baxijiao chromosome BXJ2-2, Cavendish_Baxijiao_AAA, whole genome shotgun sequence genome has a segment encoding these proteins:
- the LOC103976045 gene encoding LOW QUALITY PROTEIN: probable RNA-dependent RNA polymerase SHL2 (The sequence of the model RefSeq protein was modified relative to this genomic sequence to represent the inferred CDS: deleted 1 base in 1 codon): MDSFHRNTEQKEMTVSQVSFGGFDAKVSAKELADFLEYEAGIIWRCRVKTSWTPPESYPVFKGTDDAFDVPRKDDYGRVVPHAFVHFARPDAVKKAMDAAGKCDLVLNGRPLRANVGTESSFRVNRRRTTDPFRFSNACVEIGNLVSRDEFLVSWKGPDSAVDFVIDPFDDCCKILFSKETAFYFKGLREMTLIMCDFKVEFLLRDINEVRVHKDAAPFVMQFQLISAPYVYYRTADDDIYTSVPFNLLDDEDPWIRTTDITPSGAIGRCNSYRISLSPRFGPKMERSLAYLREHGVAENRPRCRLVVRDEPGYGAHMSDPFFCIQNKKGINFATMFLVNALVHRGIVNQHQLSEEFFSLLRCQSEMVNGTALMHILSYKHPIFDAPGRLKLVQEWLLRNPKLLRHSKFSDDIIEVRKLVITPTKAYCLPPEVELSNRVLRKYKEVADRFLRVTFTDEGMQQLNSNVLNYYVAPIVRDITSNSFPQKTTVFKRVKDILTNGFHLYGQKYSFLAFSSNQLRDRSAWFFAEVSGSITVATIRNWMGKFSNKNVAKCAARMGQCFSSTYATVNVTPNEVNSELEDIKRNGYVFSDGIGKITPELALEVAQKLHLTEDPPSAYQIRYAGCKGVVAVWPGNDDGIKLSLRPSMNKFESNHTILEVVSWTRFQPGFLNRQIVTLLSSLKVPDSVFERMQDTMILKLNQILHDTNVAFEILTTSCAEQGNTAAMMLSAGFRPQSEPHLKAMLSCIRSTQLGDLLAKTKIFVPKGRLLMGCLDELGVLEHGQCFIQASTPSLENCLSKHGSRFSASQNNRQVIVGTVAVGKNPCLHPGDIRILEAVDVPELHHLVDCLIFPQRGDRPHTNEASGSDLDGDLYFVTWDENLLPPGKKSWVPMDYTPAEVKQFPRQILPQDIIDFYLKNMVNENHGVICNAHVVHADRSEHGALDENCLKLAELAATAVDFPKTGKIVTMPPALKPKTYPDFMGKDDRLSYKSEKILGKLYRKIKDATDDELPSELPCTFEDLPYDTDLEIIGSLDYLADAWQNKVVYDRHLNALLAQYRVSSEGEVVTGHIWSLPKYNSRKQGELKERLKNAYSSLRKQFRHIFKTMSPDLLQLTDDEKCFFYEMKASAWYQVTYHPRWVKKYSELKEPDGDGVPARLSFAWIAADYLVRIKVRCQERGTPDSQKPIDSLASYLSGRV; encoded by the exons ATGGATTCGTTCCATAGGAACACGGAGCAGAAGGAGATGACTGTTAGTCAGGTAAGTTTCGGCGGGTTCGATGCGAAGGTCTCCGCGAAGGAACTTGCTGATTTCTTGGAGTACGAAGCTGGGATCATTTGGCGGTGTCGTGTGAAGACGTCCTGGACCCCGCCCGAGTCATACCCCGTCTTCAAGGGCACTGATGATGCCTTCGATGTGCCGAGGAAGGACGATTACGGCCGCGTGGTGCCTCACGCATTTGTTCACTTTGCGCGCCCTGATGCCGTTAAGAAAGCAATGGATGCCGCGGGAAAGTGTGATCTTGTCTTGAATGGCCGCCCGCTGAGGGCCAATGTGGGAACCGAGAGTTCGTTCCGTGTCAACAGGAGGAGGACAACCGACCCCTTCAGATTCTCCAACGCCTGCGTCGAGATCGGTAATTTGGTCAGCAGAGATGAATTCTTGGTCAGTTGGAAGGGGCCTGATTCGGCGGTCGATTTTGTGATCGACCCCTTCGATGATTGCTGCAAGATCCTTTTCTCCAAAGAGACAGCTTTCTATTTCAAAGGGTTGCGGGAAATGACACtgatcatgtgtgatttcaaggtgGAGTTCTTGCTTAGAGACATCAATGAAGTGAGAGTACACAAGGATGCAGCCCCCTTTGTGATGCAGTTCCAGCTAATCTCAGCGCCTTACGTGTATTATCGGACTGCTGATGATGACATCTACACGTCTGTCCCGTTTAATCTGTTAGACGATGAGGATCCCTGGATCAGAACAACGGACATTACACCTAGTGGTGCCATCGGTCGGTGTAACTCATACAGAATTTCACTGTCCCCACGTTTTGGGCCTAAGATGGAGAGATCCCTGGCTTATCTGAGAGAACATGGTGTAGCTGAGAACCGGCCGAGATGCCGGCTTGTAGTCCGAGATGAGCCTGGTTATGGAGCTCACATGTCTGATCCCTTTTTCTGTATTCAGAACAAAAAAGGTATCAATTTTGCAACAATGTTTTTAGTGAATGCACTAGTACATAGAGGCATAGTTAACCAGCACCAACTGTCTGAGGAGTTCTTTTCCTTACTGAGGTGCCAGAGTGAGATGGTAAATGGAACAGCACTGATGCATATCTTGTCTTACAAGCACCCCATATTTGATGCCCCGGGGAGGCTTAAGCTTGTCCAGGAGTGGCTTTTAAGGAACCCCAAACTTCTCAGGCACTCGAAGTTCTCTGATGACATTATTGAAGTGAGGAAGCTTGTTATAACTCCAACAAAGGCGTACTGTCTCCCTCCAGAGGTAGAACTCTCGAATAGGGTTCTTCGGAAGTACAAGGAGGTTGCTGATAGATTCTTGAGGGTGACTTTTACGGATGAAGGGATGCAACAGTTGAATAGTAATGTTTTGAACTACTATGTTGCACCGATCGTTCGGGACATCACTTCAAACTCGTTTCCTCAGAAAACTACTGTGTTTAAGAGGGTAAAGGATATACTAACTAATGGTTTTCATCTATATGGTCAGAAGTACTCCTTTTTAGCATTTTCGTCCAATCAGCTACGGGATCGGTCAGCCTGGTTTTTTGCAGAGGTTTCTGGCTCTATAACAGTGGCAACCATTAGGAACTGGATGGGCAAATTCTCTAATAAGAATGTCGCGAAGTGTGCTGCTCGAATGGGGCAGTGCTTTTCATCCACATATGCCACGGTGAACGTGACACCAAATGAAGTAAATTCTGAACTTGAAGATATTAAGCGAAATGGATATGTCTTTTCAGATGGAATAGGAAAGATCACACCAGAGCTTGCACTGGAAGTTGCCCAAAAACTGCATTTGACGGAGGACCCCCCTTCTGCCTATCAGATCAGATATGCTGGCTGCAAAGGGGTCGTAGCTGTTTGGCCAGGAAATGATGATGGGATCAAGCTGTCCCTGAGACCAAGCATGAACAAATTTGAGTCTAACCATACAATCTTGGAGGTGGTTTCATGGACCAGGTTCCAGCCAGGCTTTTTAAACCGACAGATTGTGACATTGCTTTCATCATTGAAGGTACCTGATAGTGTTTTCGAAAGAATGCAGGACACGATGATTCTTAAACTGAATCAGATACTTCATGATACCAATGTTGCATTTGAGATTCTTACCACTTCATGTGCTGAACAAGGGAACACTGCAGCAATGATGTTGAGTGCTGGTTTCAGACCTCAAAGTGAACCTCACTTGAAAGCGATGCTCTCATGCATAAGGTCCACACAGCTAGGAGATCTTTTGGCAAAaacaaaaatttttgttccaaaagGTAGGTTGTTAATGGGCTGCCTTGATGAACTTGGGGTTCTTGAACATGGACAATGCTTTATCCAGGCCTCAACTCCTTCACTGGAGAATTGTTTGTCAAAGCACGGTTCGAGGTTTTCAGCATCACAGAACAATAGGCAAGTCATTGTGGGTACTGTGGCTGTAGGCAAAAACCCGTGTCTTCACCCAGGAGATATTAGGATCCTTGAAGCTGTTGATGTACCTGAGTTGCATCATCTTGTTGATTGTTTAATATTTCCTCAAAGAGGCGACAGGCCTCATACCAATGAGGCATCTGGAAGTGACCTGGATGGCGATCTCTACTTTGTGACATGGGATGAAAATCTTTTACCTCCAGGCAAGAAGAGCTGGGTACCAATGGATTATACCCCTGCTGAAGTCAAGCAATTTCCACGGCAAATCTTGCCTCAA GACATTATTGACTTCTATTTGAAGAATATGGTAAATGAAAACCATGGTGTCATTTGTAATGCTCATGTGGTCCATGCTGACCGTAGTGAACATGGAGCCCTGGATGAGAATTGCCTTAAGTTAGCTGAGCTGGCTGCCACTGCTGTGGACTTCCCGAAGACAGGAAAAATTGTAACTATGCCGCCAGCCCTTAAACCTAAGACCTATCCTGATTTCATGGGTAAGGATGACCGTTTGTCCTATAAGTCAGAGAAGATCTTGGGAAAGTTGTATCGTAAGATCAAAGATGCCACTGATGATGAGTTGCCATCCGAACTACCATGCACATTTGAGGACTTACCCTATGATACGGATCTTGAGATTATTGGATCCTTAGATTACCTTGCCGATGCATGGCAAAACAAGGTTGTATATGACCGACATCTAAATGCATTGTTAGCTCAGTACAGAGTCAGCTCAGAGGGGGAAGTGGTTACTGGCCATATTTGGTCCTTGCCAAAGTACAATAGCAGGAAACAAGGCGAGTTAAAGGAGCGGCTAAAGAATGCATACAGCTCACTTCGTAAACAGTTCCGGCATATTTTTAAGACCATGAGCCCTGATCTTTTACAACTTACAGATGATGAGAagtgttttttttatgaaatgaagGCTTCAGCATGGTATCAAGTGACTTATCATCCTCGGTGGGTAAAAAAGTATAGCGAATTAAAAGAACCTGATGGGGATGGGGTGCCTGCACGGCTTAGTTTTGCATGGATAGCAGCTGATTACCTGGTTCGGATCAAGGTAAGATGCCAGGAGAGGGGAACACCTGATAGCCAAAAG CCAATTGATTCACTTGCAAGCTATCTTTCTGGAAGGGTTTGA
- the LOC103976044 gene encoding RHOMBOID-like protein 5 isoform X1 — translation MGKKASYSPAMSDLDAGRRGPWVAPCPPPPQETWVAWLVPLIALANIVSFGYTMYVNDCPSTHRLEASDCVFPSLGRFAFEPFSINPLLGPSLYTLDSLGALDYNKVVVEGERWRLLACIWLHAGVIHLLANMLSLLFTGVRLEQEFGFVKIGLLYVLSGIGGSLMSCFSIQSNISVGASGALFGLLGAMLSELITNWTIYSNKCAALLTLMVVIAINLVVGVVPHVDSSAHIGGFVSGFLLGFVLLMRPQFGWISRRHIPPGYNMELVRPKHNLCQYLLWFTALVVLIIGFLFGLIKLSYVDRQLH, via the exons ATGGGGAAGAAGGCTTCGTATTCGCCAGCTATGAGCGACTTGGACGCTGGCCGAAGAGGCCCGTGGGTGGCACCGTGCCCCCCGCCGCCTCAGGAGACGTGGGTGGCGTGGTTGGTGCCCCTCATCGCCCTCGCCAACATTGTCTCCTTCGGCTACACCATGTATGTCAACGACTGCCCCTCCACCCACCGCCTCGAGGCCTCCGATTGCGTCTTCCCTTCCCTTGGCCGATTCGCGTTCGAgcccttctccatcaacccgcTCCTTGGTCCCTCCCTCTACAC GCTTGATAGTTTGGGGGCTCTTGATTACAATAAAGTAGTAGTGGAAGGTGAAAGATGGAGGCTTCTTGCCTGCATATGGTTACATGCTGGGGTTATCCATTTGCTTGCTAACATGTTAAGCCTTCTATTCACGGGCGTTCGTCTTGAACAGGAATTTGGATTTG TGAAAATTGGATTACTATATGTCCTTTCTGGCATTGGTGGGAGCTTGATGTCCTGTTTCTCTATTCAATCAAATATATCAGTTGGTGCATCAGGTGCACTTTTTGGATTGTTAGGGGCAATGCTGTCTGAGCTGATCACAAATTGGACAATTTACTCTAATAAG TGTGCAGCACTTTTGACTCTAATGGTCGTAATTGCTATTAACTTGGTGGTTGGAGTTGTTCCTCATGTGGATAGTTCTGCCCATATTGGAGGATTTGTTTCTGGTTTTCTGCTTGGTTTTGTGCTTCTAATGCGTCCTCAGTTTGGGTGGATCAGCCGTAGGCACATCCCTCCAGGTTATAACATGGAACTCGTTAGACCAAAGCACAACTTGTGCCAATATCTTCTCTGGTTTACAGCCCTTGTTGTCTTGATCATTGG
- the LOC103976044 gene encoding RHOMBOID-like protein 3 isoform X2: MGKKASYSPAMSDLDAGRRGPWVAPCPPPPQETWVAWLVPLIALANIVSFGYTMYVNDCPSTHRLEASDCVFPSLGRFAFEPFSINPLLGPSLYTLDSLGALDYNKVVVEGERWRLLACIWLHAGVIHLLANMLSLLFTGVRLEQEFGFVKIGLLYVLSGIGGSLMSCFSIQSNISVGASGALFGLLGAMLSELITNWTIYSNKCAALLTLMVVIAINLVVGVVPHVDSSAHIGGFVSGFLLGFVLLMRPQFGWISRRHIPPDFCLA, translated from the exons ATGGGGAAGAAGGCTTCGTATTCGCCAGCTATGAGCGACTTGGACGCTGGCCGAAGAGGCCCGTGGGTGGCACCGTGCCCCCCGCCGCCTCAGGAGACGTGGGTGGCGTGGTTGGTGCCCCTCATCGCCCTCGCCAACATTGTCTCCTTCGGCTACACCATGTATGTCAACGACTGCCCCTCCACCCACCGCCTCGAGGCCTCCGATTGCGTCTTCCCTTCCCTTGGCCGATTCGCGTTCGAgcccttctccatcaacccgcTCCTTGGTCCCTCCCTCTACAC GCTTGATAGTTTGGGGGCTCTTGATTACAATAAAGTAGTAGTGGAAGGTGAAAGATGGAGGCTTCTTGCCTGCATATGGTTACATGCTGGGGTTATCCATTTGCTTGCTAACATGTTAAGCCTTCTATTCACGGGCGTTCGTCTTGAACAGGAATTTGGATTTG TGAAAATTGGATTACTATATGTCCTTTCTGGCATTGGTGGGAGCTTGATGTCCTGTTTCTCTATTCAATCAAATATATCAGTTGGTGCATCAGGTGCACTTTTTGGATTGTTAGGGGCAATGCTGTCTGAGCTGATCACAAATTGGACAATTTACTCTAATAAG TGTGCAGCACTTTTGACTCTAATGGTCGTAATTGCTATTAACTTGGTGGTTGGAGTTGTTCCTCATGTGGATAGTTCTGCCCATATTGGAGGATTTGTTTCTGGTTTTCTGCTTGGTTTTGTGCTTCTAATGCGTCCTCAGTTTGGGTGGATCAGCCGTAGGCACATCCCTCCAG